One segment of Acidianus sp. HS-5 DNA contains the following:
- a CDS encoding CbiX/SirB N-terminal domain-containing protein has product MIGIILVLHGSRVEEWKNIADGYKNLLLEYFPLVEYGFLEFNKPTLRESLEILVNKGATEIIAVPLLFAAGMHFYRDIPKLLDLNEKGETIVNQEKVKVIIAEPIGVDKRVAEVLKERVEEKIDSKS; this is encoded by the coding sequence ATGATCGGTATAATTTTAGTCCTGCATGGCAGTAGAGTTGAGGAATGGAAAAATATTGCTGATGGTTATAAAAATTTACTATTAGAATACTTCCCTCTCGTAGAATACGGATTTCTTGAATTTAACAAACCGACACTTAGAGAATCATTAGAAATTCTAGTAAATAAAGGAGCTACAGAAATAATTGCAGTGCCATTATTATTCGCTGCAGGTATGCATTTTTATAGGGATATTCCAAAGTTATTAGACTTAAATGAAAAAGGAGAAACTATAGTAAATCAGGAAAAAGTGAAAGTTATCATTGCAGAACCTATAGGAGTAGATAAAAGGGTTGCAGAGGTATTAAAAGAGAGGGTAGAGGAAAAAATTGATAGCAAAAGTTAA
- the rnhA gene encoding ribonuclease HI produces the protein MIAKVNFDGLCEPKNPGGIATYAYVIKLDKQIIQGYGLAEKPWSKDATNNVAEYMGIYCAMTKLIQIGIKNAIFYGDSQLVIRQLSGEYKIKSLRLKKIYDKIQENLKNFEYVEFKWVPREENTEADSLTRIAYSLVLQNKLKEIGCRL, from the coding sequence TTGATAGCAAAAGTTAATTTTGATGGTCTGTGTGAACCTAAAAATCCTGGAGGAATAGCAACTTACGCATATGTAATAAAACTCGATAAACAAATTATACAAGGTTATGGTTTGGCAGAAAAACCTTGGTCTAAAGATGCCACAAATAATGTTGCAGAATACATGGGCATATACTGTGCTATGACAAAGCTAATACAAATTGGAATAAAAAATGCAATATTTTATGGAGATAGCCAATTGGTTATTAGGCAACTATCTGGAGAATATAAAATAAAGTCTCTAAGACTTAAAAAGATATATGATAAAATACAAGAAAATCTAAAAAATTTCGAATATGTAGAATTTAAATGGGTTCCAAGAGAAGAAAATACAGAAGCTGATAGTTTAACAAGAATAGCATATAGTCTGGTACTTCAAAATAAACTAAAAGAAATAGGGTGTAGACTATGA
- a CDS encoding methionine synthase has protein sequence MMEELPILPTTVIGSYPRPKWLREAIRLHKAGKVSDEELTEAFNDAALAVLHDHYLAGIDVPTDGEVKRDEMVEYFAERLGGFKFYGPVRVWGTAYYRKPAVVSKIEYKSPLLVDEFNYTKSVSYTPNVKITITGPYTIAYWSYNEYYKDMRDLTFDLAKIINKEIHNLVDAGARIIQVDEPAIHSNKKDVNWAVEAVNEAVKGINAKLIIHICYGDYRIVAPYLNEFKVDQINFALKIYNYRYLDLFKKYGYEKELGLGVIDVHNRRIESAEEVAKDIKNTLKYFPAEKIWINPDCGLKLLPRNIALQKLVNMVKGTEIVREELKK, from the coding sequence ATGATGGAAGAATTACCAATCTTACCAACAACCGTAATAGGTAGTTATCCTAGACCAAAATGGCTAAGAGAGGCTATAAGACTACATAAGGCAGGAAAAGTTTCTGACGAAGAGCTAACAGAAGCATTTAACGATGCTGCTTTAGCTGTACTTCACGATCATTATTTAGCAGGGATAGACGTCCCTACAGATGGCGAAGTAAAAAGAGATGAAATGGTAGAGTATTTTGCGGAAAGATTAGGAGGGTTCAAGTTTTATGGCCCTGTAAGGGTTTGGGGTACTGCGTATTATAGGAAGCCTGCTGTAGTAAGCAAGATAGAATATAAATCCCCACTTTTAGTTGATGAGTTTAACTATACTAAATCAGTATCATATACTCCGAACGTTAAGATAACAATTACCGGACCTTATACAATTGCGTATTGGTCATATAATGAATATTACAAAGATATGAGAGACTTAACTTTTGACCTAGCAAAGATAATAAATAAGGAAATACATAACTTAGTTGATGCTGGAGCAAGAATAATACAAGTCGATGAACCAGCTATACATTCGAATAAGAAAGATGTTAACTGGGCAGTGGAGGCAGTAAATGAAGCTGTTAAAGGAATTAACGCTAAACTGATAATTCACATATGTTATGGTGATTATAGGATAGTCGCGCCATATTTGAACGAATTTAAGGTTGATCAAATAAATTTTGCTTTAAAGATATATAATTACAGATACTTAGACTTATTTAAAAAATACGGGTATGAAAAAGAGCTGGGATTAGGAGTTATAGACGTACATAACAGAAGAATAGAATCTGCAGAAGAGGTTGCTAAAGATATTAAGAACACATTAAAGTACTTCCCTGCTGAGAAAATATGGATAAATCCTGATTGTGGATTAAAGCTTCTTCCTAGGAATATAGCCTTACAAAAATTAGTAAACATGGTAAAGGGAACAGAGATAGTGAGGGAAGAACTTAAAAAGTAG
- a CDS encoding GTP cyclohydrolase IIa: protein MKILLMEFIGYKEWTESLGYDREWKIQDIQSNVYKTVNDEISRTGGFSLPVRYDGLIILADGISTKDLLKVYAKIKEIAPTKIGVCLSYGKSPREAEANAHKCILSSLSETSFNELPDENVVACHFDYNNFTLLTKELSFYTAYMKITRLYSMLSEKIYDLGGITQYLGGDNMIAFINEDIIDKVINIVQNMDEIKVGIGIGKNARSAMAGATKALDEIRVEREERWKIAKFLM from the coding sequence ATGAAAATTTTGTTAATGGAATTCATTGGATATAAAGAATGGACGGAAAGTTTAGGTTACGATAGAGAATGGAAAATACAAGATATTCAATCCAATGTGTATAAAACAGTAAATGATGAAATATCAAGAACTGGGGGGTTTTCATTACCAGTAAGATATGATGGTCTAATAATTTTGGCTGACGGAATATCTACTAAAGATTTACTAAAGGTCTATGCTAAAATTAAGGAAATCGCTCCAACTAAAATAGGAGTATGTCTAAGTTACGGTAAATCTCCTAGAGAAGCTGAAGCAAACGCACACAAGTGTATACTAAGTTCCTTATCCGAGACAAGTTTTAATGAACTTCCTGACGAAAACGTTGTTGCATGCCACTTCGATTATAATAATTTTACTTTATTAACTAAAGAATTATCATTTTATACAGCATATATGAAAATAACAAGACTTTACTCTATGTTGTCTGAAAAAATATACGATTTGGGTGGAATTACTCAATACTTAGGCGGAGATAATATGATAGCATTTATCAATGAGGACATTATAGACAAAGTTATCAATATTGTTCAAAATATGGACGAAATTAAAGTAGGTATAGGAATAGGAAAAAATGCGAGATCTGCAATGGCTGGAGCAACAAAAGCTCTAGACGAAATAAGAGTTGAAAGGGAAGAAAGGTGGAAAATTGCGAAATTCTTAATGTAA
- the pcn gene encoding proliferating cell nuclear antigen (pcna): MLNSLMKLSYDDVRDFKNILTALAKLVDEASLKINPDGVELVAIDRAHISLVRLQIPKEAFKDYDVQEEFNFGFNTQYLLKILSAPKKKESMELEAEDPSQVIIRISGGINRDYIIRNLDVSPPEVPELNLEFDVKASINSSGFNKAVGQISSVSDTILFKADENGITLRSKSETDVEVEFAKESGGLQDIEISKPAESTYSCDYLDDILALTKLSGLMKISFSDQKPLQIQFNMESGGNVIYLLAPQMG, from the coding sequence ATGTTAAATTCACTCATGAAGCTTTCTTATGATGATGTAAGAGATTTTAAGAATATATTAACTGCATTAGCAAAGCTAGTCGATGAAGCATCACTAAAGATAAACCCAGATGGAGTGGAATTAGTAGCTATAGACAGAGCTCATATTTCATTGGTAAGACTTCAAATTCCTAAGGAAGCATTCAAGGATTACGACGTTCAAGAGGAATTTAATTTCGGTTTTAATACCCAATATCTATTAAAGATTTTGTCAGCACCTAAGAAGAAGGAATCCATGGAGCTAGAGGCAGAGGATCCTTCACAGGTTATAATAAGGATTTCTGGCGGTATTAATAGGGATTATATTATAAGGAATTTAGACGTTTCTCCTCCAGAAGTTCCTGAGCTTAACTTGGAGTTTGATGTTAAAGCTAGCATAAATTCTTCTGGATTTAACAAAGCAGTGGGTCAAATTTCATCTGTAAGCGACACTATACTATTTAAGGCCGATGAGAATGGTATTACACTTAGAAGTAAGTCTGAAACTGATGTAGAAGTAGAATTTGCTAAAGAATCAGGTGGGTTACAAGACATAGAGATTTCGAAGCCTGCAGAGTCTACGTACTCTTGTGATTATTTGGATGATATATTGGCTTTAACAAAACTTTCTGGTTTAATGAAAATCTCGTTCTCTGATCAGAAACCATTACAGATACAGTTTAATATGGAATCTGGCGGTAATGTAATATACTTACTTGCTCCACAAATGGGGTGA
- a CDS encoding 30S ribosomal protein S15, with protein MNKKRARGKSHSTRPVRAGAPKWVRFTREEVEMLVEELAKRGYGPSMIGVILRDQYGIPLVKQITGKNLTDILEEKGLAPKIPEDLFNLIRKAVNVRRHLTEYPKDKVSKKGLEEIESKIRRLVYYYKDVGKLPENWAYDPATAELLITSTS; from the coding sequence ATGAATAAGAAGAGAGCTAGAGGTAAATCCCACTCCACCAGACCAGTAAGGGCTGGAGCTCCCAAATGGGTTAGGTTTACTAGAGAAGAAGTTGAAATGCTAGTAGAGGAATTAGCTAAAAGAGGATATGGGCCTAGTATGATAGGAGTAATATTAAGGGATCAATATGGTATACCATTAGTAAAGCAAATAACTGGAAAGAACCTAACTGATATTCTTGAAGAGAAAGGCTTAGCTCCTAAAATTCCCGAAGATTTATTCAATTTGATTAGAAAAGCTGTTAATGTAAGGAGGCATCTTACAGAATATCCTAAGGATAAAGTATCAAAGAAAGGCCTTGAGGAAATTGAATCAAAGATTAGGAGGTTAGTATATTATTATAAAGATGTTGGAAAATTGCCAGAAAATTGGGCATATGATCCAGCAACTGCCGAGTTATTAATAACTAGCACATCATAG
- a CDS encoding DNA polymerase sliding clamp, whose product MFKVVYASSLDFYKLITAISKLVDSPILNLTEEGVVAKHLTDDKVLMGVINIPKDVLDDYEIEKPISLKIPISDLKKVLGKAKSKNASIEISETDYGIKITIRDEKSGTRSTMNLKAEKGEPQVLKEPNVKLPVSIVFEGDILKTIISDASEIGEEVEFSAEGDEVIISTEESGKTYRAVLKKDQPLKEVSIESSSKAIYSLEVLKTVANESSFTDTLKLSFGNNLPMKVEASTDKGAMLIFWVAPRM is encoded by the coding sequence GTGTTCAAGGTAGTATATGCAAGTTCATTGGATTTTTATAAGCTAATAACCGCGATATCAAAATTAGTTGATTCTCCAATATTAAATTTAACAGAAGAAGGCGTTGTAGCTAAACATTTAACTGACGATAAAGTTCTGATGGGTGTTATAAATATTCCAAAAGATGTTTTAGATGATTATGAGATAGAGAAGCCTATTTCATTAAAGATTCCTATTTCAGATCTTAAAAAAGTGTTAGGCAAAGCTAAATCAAAAAACGCTTCAATAGAAATCTCCGAGACAGATTACGGGATTAAAATTACCATTAGAGATGAGAAATCTGGGACAAGAAGTACAATGAACTTAAAAGCAGAAAAAGGCGAGCCTCAAGTATTAAAGGAACCTAACGTTAAGTTACCTGTTTCTATAGTTTTTGAAGGAGATATATTAAAGACTATAATAAGTGATGCATCGGAAATAGGGGAAGAAGTAGAATTTTCGGCCGAGGGAGATGAAGTAATAATCTCTACTGAAGAGTCTGGGAAAACTTATAGGGCAGTACTTAAGAAAGATCAGCCTTTAAAAGAGGTTAGTATAGAAAGCAGTTCTAAGGCAATATATAGCCTAGAAGTTCTAAAGACAGTAGCTAATGAAAGCAGTTTTACTGATACGTTAAAATTAAGCTTTGGTAATAATTTACCTATGAAAGTTGAGGCTTCTACTGATAAAGGAGCTATGCTAATATTCTGGGTTGCTCCACGTATGTAA
- the ribC gene encoding riboflavin synthase, with translation MKYGVADTTFSRVDMGSIAIKIIKKEDPEAKITRYTVPGIKDLPVAARRLIDNGCDGVITLGWVGKTMLDKYSYLATSIGLIMVQVLTSKHVIDVTIHEDEADNEDKLKEIAIDRASKHARNLVLLVKEGNNALTPFAGKGLRQGYKDAGPID, from the coding sequence ATGAAATATGGAGTTGCCGACACTACGTTCTCAAGAGTTGATATGGGGTCAATAGCCATTAAAATAATAAAGAAAGAAGATCCTGAAGCAAAAATTACAAGGTATACTGTACCCGGAATAAAAGATCTACCAGTAGCTGCAAGAAGATTAATTGATAATGGTTGTGATGGAGTAATAACGCTGGGTTGGGTAGGGAAAACCATGCTTGATAAATATAGTTACCTAGCAACCAGTATCGGGCTAATAATGGTTCAAGTATTAACCTCGAAACATGTTATAGATGTTACGATTCACGAGGACGAAGCAGATAATGAAGATAAGTTAAAAGAGATAGCTATAGATAGAGCATCAAAGCATGCAAGAAATTTAGTTCTCTTAGTAAAAGAAGGTAATAATGCATTAACTCCTTTTGCAGGCAAAGGTTTAAGGCAGGGATATAAAGATGCCGGACCAATCGATTAA
- a CDS encoding amidohydrolase family protein translates to MENCEILNVRKVLLGDNLEIKDNANIEICNGQITHIGNGFASNGKNFTTGIAIPSLVNSHVHILDYAFPEIGIDKALKDLVGDPNSIKYEFLSKLNEKELTNFSLKYIYNSINFGIITIVDFRELGILGSKIALSTKRKIAGINYIILGRLEKNEFSEENLTKLAEIDDGFGVSSMSSYSRQELEKISYAFKNKIRAAHVSETLRQNLKSDLEYFIKYLKPNLVIHGTWLSENEMLLLKDNNISLVFCPRSNLWFSSGIPKIATAIRSGVNILLGTDNAAWISPNLWKEMETALLISRLQDPLSNYSREILRAVTINAKFLGDNKIEEGIKSNFIIIEGDKTGILRAHDTYSAIIKRGSEGSITYVEQPRILA, encoded by the coding sequence GTGGAAAATTGCGAAATTCTTAATGTAAGAAAAGTCCTTCTGGGAGATAATCTGGAGATTAAGGATAATGCAAATATCGAAATATGTAATGGACAAATTACGCATATTGGCAACGGTTTTGCAAGCAATGGAAAGAATTTTACTACAGGGATAGCAATACCGTCGCTTGTAAACTCTCATGTTCACATATTAGATTACGCATTTCCAGAGATCGGAATAGATAAGGCATTAAAAGATCTTGTAGGAGACCCTAATAGTATAAAATATGAGTTTTTATCGAAATTAAATGAAAAAGAATTAACAAACTTTTCATTAAAATATATTTATAATTCAATAAATTTTGGAATAATAACTATAGTAGATTTTAGGGAGTTAGGAATTTTAGGAAGTAAAATCGCTCTTAGCACAAAAAGAAAAATAGCAGGGATAAATTACATAATTCTAGGTAGACTGGAGAAAAATGAGTTCAGTGAAGAAAATCTGACAAAGTTAGCAGAAATCGATGACGGATTTGGCGTATCGAGCATGTCAAGCTATTCACGACAAGAACTTGAAAAGATAAGCTATGCATTTAAGAATAAAATTAGAGCAGCACATGTATCTGAAACATTAAGGCAGAATTTAAAGAGCGATCTAGAGTACTTTATAAAATATTTGAAGCCTAATCTGGTAATTCATGGGACCTGGCTTTCAGAAAACGAAATGCTGCTTTTAAAAGATAACAACATAAGTCTAGTTTTTTGTCCTAGAAGTAATCTATGGTTTTCAAGCGGAATACCTAAAATCGCCACTGCAATAAGATCTGGTGTAAACATCCTACTGGGTACCGATAACGCTGCGTGGATTTCTCCAAATTTATGGAAAGAAATGGAAACTGCACTGTTAATATCAAGGCTCCAAGATCCTCTAAGTAATTATTCGCGAGAAATCTTGAGAGCTGTAACTATAAATGCCAAATTCCTCGGAGATAATAAAATAGAAGAAGGAATAAAATCAAATTTTATAATAATAGAAGGAGATAAAACAGGCATTTTAAGAGCTCATGATACATATTCTGCAATAATAAAAAGAGGATCTGAAGGAAGTATTACATACGTGGAGCAACCCAGAATATTAGCATAG
- a CDS encoding 3,4-dihydroxy-2-butanone-4-phosphate synthase, protein MISKQEIRKNLEDGLPILIYDFDGREEETDMMFYAGAIDWKKIYILRKEAGGLICYATGKEEGKKLGLKFQTDMLLSSEYKQLVKLPQYGDKPAFALWVNHVNTRTGISDNDRALTISKLHEIISELKEDEKDATKRFYMEFYAPGHVPILLSRGIGERHGHTELSTTLAEYVGLEKSVVITEMLDEGKSLNKEKVMQYAKNMGFLLVEGKEILKEMIA, encoded by the coding sequence ATGATATCAAAACAAGAGATAAGGAAAAACCTGGAAGATGGCCTGCCAATACTGATATACGATTTTGATGGAAGAGAAGAAGAAACAGACATGATGTTTTACGCAGGAGCAATAGACTGGAAAAAAATCTATATACTGAGAAAAGAAGCTGGTGGATTAATTTGTTATGCCACGGGCAAAGAAGAAGGTAAAAAACTAGGCTTAAAGTTTCAAACCGATATGCTACTAAGCTCAGAATACAAGCAATTAGTTAAATTACCTCAATACGGTGATAAGCCAGCATTCGCATTATGGGTAAATCACGTAAACACTAGGACAGGAATTTCAGATAATGATAGAGCATTAACAATTTCTAAGTTGCATGAAATTATATCTGAGTTAAAAGAAGATGAAAAAGACGCAACAAAAAGATTCTATATGGAATTTTATGCTCCAGGTCATGTACCAATTTTATTATCAAGAGGAATAGGAGAAAGACATGGACATACCGAGCTTTCAACAACACTAGCTGAATACGTAGGCCTTGAAAAGAGTGTTGTAATTACAGAAATGCTAGATGAAGGAAAAAGTCTAAATAAAGAGAAAGTTATGCAATATGCAAAAAATATGGGATTCTTACTAGTAGAAGGTAAAGAAATCCTAAAAGAGATGATAGCATGA
- a CDS encoding DUF2208 domain-containing protein → MSASQYNPYNWKFLLFTQVWLVIISIVLTYYPQYYFEVIILYMIVIFGFTFFMTYKSNPTFRDRKLLYEIVNSRTIYEEKDVSKLIMADQEYQKQYMDSIKRNFRMLGFYVVYLAVLFFAYSYIIKFADSQTLTYRLIVYLAYFEGLFGIGFFVSRKVLAPSMGNMAPMAMPSYKITEKGIVSSKGYSVFLHAKYLLNSEITINREKHYIEIDSTKQKLPYKVRLYSQDIDKVLDYIERIKKLELKRQSSEG, encoded by the coding sequence ATGTCTGCTAGTCAGTACAATCCTTATAATTGGAAGTTCCTACTATTCACACAAGTATGGTTAGTAATAATATCTATAGTTTTAACTTATTATCCACAGTATTATTTTGAGGTAATAATTTTATATATGATAGTAATTTTTGGATTTACCTTCTTTATGACTTACAAGTCTAATCCTACTTTTAGAGATAGAAAATTGCTTTATGAGATAGTTAACTCTAGGACAATATATGAGGAAAAAGATGTCTCGAAGTTAATAATGGCAGATCAAGAATATCAAAAACAGTATATGGACTCTATAAAGAGAAATTTTAGAATGTTAGGATTTTATGTTGTTTACTTGGCAGTATTGTTCTTTGCATACAGCTATATAATAAAATTTGCAGATTCTCAAACTTTAACATATAGATTAATAGTGTATTTAGCGTATTTTGAAGGTTTGTTTGGAATAGGCTTCTTCGTAAGCAGAAAGGTTCTAGCTCCATCAATGGGCAATATGGCGCCAATGGCTATGCCTAGTTATAAGATAACTGAAAAGGGAATAGTTAGCAGTAAAGGATATTCCGTCTTCCTACATGCTAAATATTTACTTAATTCTGAGATTACAATAAACCGTGAAAAACATTATATAGAGATAGATTCGACAAAACAGAAATTACCATATAAGGTTAGATTATATTCACAGGACATAGATAAAGTTCTTGATTATATAGAGCGTATTAAAAAACTGGAGCTTAAAAGGCAGAGTTCCGAAGGCTAG
- a CDS encoding cobyrinate a,c-diamide synthase has product MPRILISSDRSDSGKTLISSGLMRALSKRVKVRPFKAGPDFIDTGYHKIATRGIPSINLDLFIMGKENVINSIIKYSNGFDISIIEGVMGLYDGVGLDYSTYQLSEVTKTPIILIINCENIGSTAGAIIRGLKDYGNARIAGVIFNKISSEGHFNYCKNSVKDVKVLGYVPFSKDLIVPSRHLGLYTTEDYNPEKSIEVIAELIEEHVDIDKVLEIANSAEDLPGINNQETMQNEEKIAAIAYDAAFNFYYQENIEILKRKFQIKFFSPLKGETVENPDLIYIGGGYPELYLKELESSTTSRWLRKESYKGTKILAECGGLMYTSKYIIGTDDKKYNMSNIFDIGISAKGKLTIGYTELLSLENSIISRKGEKIRGHEFHVSFPVEVNEKKFIFKNIKGKGIKDNYDGVKTQETLATYSHFHFSSLRNSAF; this is encoded by the coding sequence ATACCTAGAATTTTAATTTCATCAGACAGAAGTGATTCTGGAAAAACACTCATTTCCTCAGGTTTAATGAGAGCATTATCTAAAAGAGTTAAGGTAAGACCATTCAAAGCAGGACCAGACTTTATAGACACAGGATATCATAAAATAGCAACAAGAGGTATTCCTTCAATAAATCTTGATTTATTCATTATGGGAAAGGAAAATGTTATCAATAGTATAATAAAATATTCTAATGGATTTGATATTTCTATAATAGAGGGAGTTATGGGACTTTACGATGGAGTAGGATTGGATTACAGTACTTATCAACTGTCAGAAGTAACTAAAACTCCTATAATCCTAATCATAAACTGTGAAAATATAGGTAGTACTGCAGGAGCAATAATAAGAGGACTAAAAGATTACGGAAATGCAAGAATAGCAGGAGTAATATTTAATAAAATTTCTTCAGAAGGCCATTTTAATTACTGCAAGAATTCAGTAAAAGATGTGAAAGTTTTAGGCTATGTACCTTTTTCAAAAGACTTAATAGTGCCTTCAAGGCATTTAGGTCTTTACACTACTGAAGATTATAACCCAGAAAAATCAATCGAAGTTATTGCTGAACTAATAGAGGAACACGTGGATATTGATAAAGTCCTTGAAATAGCTAATTCTGCAGAGGATTTACCTGGTATTAACAATCAAGAAACGATGCAAAATGAGGAAAAAATTGCTGCAATAGCTTACGATGCAGCTTTTAACTTCTACTATCAAGAAAATATAGAAATACTAAAAAGAAAATTTCAGATAAAATTCTTCAGTCCATTAAAAGGTGAAACAGTTGAAAATCCTGACTTAATTTACATAGGCGGAGGATATCCTGAACTTTACCTTAAAGAATTAGAATCCTCTACAACTTCCAGATGGCTAAGAAAAGAATCGTATAAAGGAACAAAAATCTTAGCAGAATGCGGCGGATTAATGTATACTTCTAAGTATATAATAGGAACAGATGATAAAAAATACAATATGAGTAACATTTTCGATATAGGGATTTCAGCAAAAGGAAAGTTGACTATCGGTTATACTGAACTTTTAAGTTTAGAAAACTCGATAATTTCTAGAAAAGGAGAAAAAATAAGGGGTCATGAATTTCATGTTTCTTTTCCAGTAGAAGTAAACGAGAAGAAATTCATATTTAAGAATATAAAGGGTAAGGGAATAAAAGACAATTATGATGGCGTAAAAACGCAAGAAACTTTAGCTACATATTCACATTTTCACTTTTCTAGCCTTCGGAACTCTGCCTTTTAA
- a CDS encoding RNA polymerase subunit Rpo13 has translation MSDDYENKEEEEPKREREEKTEEEEEELPALTLQDIELLMKNTEVWDELIAGKISIEEAKKMFEENYEDLANSQKRKAPRRKTTKSKKTNVKEEEEE, from the coding sequence ATGTCAGACGATTACGAGAATAAGGAGGAAGAAGAACCAAAGAGAGAAAGAGAGGAAAAGACTGAAGAGGAGGAAGAAGAATTACCTGCTCTGACTTTGCAAGATATTGAATTATTAATGAAAAATACTGAAGTGTGGGATGAATTAATAGCAGGTAAGATTAGTATTGAAGAAGCTAAAAAAATGTTTGAAGAAAATTACGAAGATTTAGCTAACTCGCAAAAGAGAAAGGCACCAAGGAGGAAAACTACTAAATCCAAGAAAACAAATGTAAAAGAAGAAGAGGAGGAGTGA
- the ribH gene encoding 6,7-dimethyl-8-ribityllumazine synthase, which translates to MPDQSIKLGLVAAEFNYDITYLMLQRAISHAEFLGAKVSVIFKVPGSFEIPLAVKKLIKLDVDCVAVLGAIIKGETKHDEMIANQIARLISDLEIEYEKPIGLGIIGPGASHEQAVERIEEYATRAVEAAIKMARRLRKVPEKLNEERVTIE; encoded by the coding sequence ATGCCGGACCAATCGATTAAACTAGGATTAGTAGCTGCTGAATTTAATTATGATATTACTTATCTGATGTTACAGAGAGCAATATCTCATGCTGAATTCTTAGGAGCTAAAGTTAGCGTGATATTTAAGGTTCCAGGATCTTTTGAAATACCACTAGCAGTAAAGAAATTAATTAAGTTAGACGTTGACTGCGTTGCAGTTTTGGGAGCAATTATCAAAGGAGAGACTAAACATGATGAAATGATAGCTAACCAAATAGCTAGGCTTATTTCCGACCTTGAGATAGAGTATGAAAAACCTATAGGTTTAGGAATTATAGGTCCTGGAGCTTCACATGAACAAGCAGTAGAAAGAATAGAAGAATATGCAACTAGAGCAGTTGAAGCTGCAATCAAAATGGCTAGAAGATTAAGGAAAGTCCCAGAAAAATTGAATGAAGAAAGAGTGACAATAGAATGA